A stretch of Ranitomeya variabilis isolate aRanVar5 chromosome 3, aRanVar5.hap1, whole genome shotgun sequence DNA encodes these proteins:
- the LOC143817710 gene encoding uncharacterized protein LOC143817710: MGGIGLKDAYYHLPIHNRYQKFLRVAVKINNEVRHFQYAALPFGLSTAPRIFTKIMLEDLGWIINTDKSRLTPLSRQAFLGFQLDSISQKCLLPQVKILLIRHKVLAAITNPRISLRQAMSLLGSLISCIPAVRWAQHHTRVLQHQILQEDRRLFGHLNTKITLSQEVLTSLEWWLDSNHLLSGVPWVITPSHTITTDASPHGWGAHMGNDYCQGLWSREENCSSSNFKELNAVKYALYHFLPQIRGKDVRVLSDNTTTVAYLNRQGGTRSETLMSSATEILNLAENHLTSLTALHIRGASNQQADFLSRHTLRQGEWCLNQQIFLDIISLWGRPQIDLFATRKNRKVRRFASLSPADHPDILDALQAPWQFSLAYAFPPIILLPQVIRKIREEGARVVLIAPFWPKRPWFSWLQTMSVSDPWVLPSTPNLLFQGPFFHPQVDNLHLTAWNLRGRC; the protein is encoded by the exons atggggggcattggtctaaaggatgcttactatcatctccccattcataacagataccaaaaattcctcagagtggcggtaaaaatcaacaacgaggttcgtcacttccagtatgcggccttacccttcggcctctcaacagcgccgaggatcttcaccaagataatgctagag gacctgggctggataatcaataccgacaaatccagactcactccgctttcccgtcaggcgtttttggggttccagttagactccatatctcaaaagtgtctcctgccgcaggtaaaaatcctactgatcagacacaaagtcctagccgcaataactaatcctcgtatatccctaagacaagctatgtcgttactagggtctcttatctcttgtataccagcagtgagatgggctcaacaccacactcgagtcctacaacatcaaattttacaagaggatagacggttatttggtcacctaaatacaaaaataaccttatctcaggaggttttaacttccttagagtggtggctagactcaaaccatttgttgagtggggttccatgggtaataacgccatctcacaccataaccactgacgccagtcctcatggatggggcgctcatatggggaacgatTATTGCCAGGGTTTATGGAGCAGGGAAGAAaattgcagctcctctaactttaaagaactgaatgctgtaaaatacgccttataccatttcctcccacagattcgggggaaagacgtcagagtcctgtccgacaacaccaccacggtggcgtatctaaatcggcaaggaggtacgcgatcagagactctgatgtcttctgctacggaaatcttaaatctagcagaaaatcacctaacatcccttactgcattgcacataaggggagcaagcaatcagcaggcggacttcttaagcagacacaccctgaggcaaggagagtggtgtctaaaccagcagatatttctggacataatatctctttggggccgtcctcagatagatctcttcgccacaaggaaaaacagaaaagtccggagatttgcttctctatctccagcggatcatccggacattctggacgctctccaagccccttggcagttcagtctggcgtacgcgtttcctccgatcatattgcttcctcaagttatacgcaaaatcagggaagaaggggcgagagttgtactgatagctccattctggcccaagagaccatggttctcatggttacagaccatgtcggtctcagatccttgggtcctcccctcaacgcccaaccttctcttccagggtccgtttttccaccctcaggtggacaatctacacctgacggcctggaacttgagaggcagatgttaa